In Spiroplasma chinense, a single window of DNA contains:
- the rnhC gene encoding ribonuclease HIII, with amino-acid sequence MASISLKKVENKIIEKIIEDNKYNLQIIKNPTIKALIKTKNNDTISIYNNQTVLIQSDNPKYFLEKYNLKQVTGKTKINEPKITSFSSINTIGCDEVGVGDFFGPLVACCVYIDKDFEEKNKSLVKEIKDSKKLTEEQIYSIFDRVSFKVKYHAYIMDNKEYNLLQNKYQNIHILKAICHNNALLKLTQNSDLEYSQIIMDEFASEKNYFNYLSDQEKVVREKMLFFKKAEDKFLSVALASIIARFYYLQAIKALETKYNKRMPLGANDHVKLLVQEYKRNDSQNVEHYIKMHFNDKLKK; translated from the coding sequence ATGGCATCTATTAGTTTAAAAAAAGTTGAAAATAAAATAATTGAAAAAATTATTGAAGATAATAAGTATAATTTACAAATAATTAAAAATCCTACTATTAAAGCATTAATTAAAACAAAAAATAACGACACAATAAGTATTTATAATAATCAAACTGTTTTAATTCAATCAGATAATCCTAAATATTTTCTAGAAAAATATAACTTAAAACAAGTGACTGGTAAAACCAAAATAAACGAGCCAAAAATCACTTCTTTTTCTAGCATAAATACCATTGGATGTGATGAAGTTGGAGTTGGAGACTTTTTTGGACCATTAGTAGCTTGTTGTGTTTATATTGATAAAGATTTTGAAGAAAAAAATAAAAGTTTAGTCAAAGAGATAAAAGATTCTAAAAAATTAACTGAAGAACAAATATATTCAATATTTGATAGAGTAAGTTTTAAAGTGAAATATCATGCATACATTATGGATAACAAAGAATATAACTTGTTACAAAATAAATATCAAAACATTCATATTTTAAAAGCAATATGCCATAATAATGCTTTATTAAAATTGACTCAAAACAGTGACTTAGAATATAGTCAAATAATTATGGATGAATTTGCAAGTGAAAAAAATTATTTTAATTACTTGTCTGACCAAGAAAAAGTAGTTAGAGAAAAAATGTTATTTTTTAAGAAAGCAGAAGACAAATTCTTATCTGTTGCTCTTGCAAGTATTATTGCTCGCTTTTATTACTTACAAGCAATAAAAGCATTAGAAACTAAATATAATAAAAGAATGCCACTTGGTGCAAATGATCACGTTAAACTTTTGGTTCAAGAATACAAGAGAAATGATAGTCAAAATGTTGAACATTACATTAAAATGCATTTTAACGATAAATTGAAAAAATAA
- a CDS encoding dihydrofolate reductase, which yields MVTLIWAQTLNGVIGFEGKLPWNIKEEMQHFVKSTKHKTVLMGRNTWDSLKLKPLPKRTNIVITSRPMDLTDENLKVDNNLEKWLKDFKNSQEEIIIIGGKKIFDASLNDADKLIISYIYEEYKGDVFAPEFDLNNFDLTDTQKFTEFEVRTYERKK from the coding sequence ATGGTAACTTTAATTTGAGCACAAACTTTAAATGGAGTAATTGGTTTTGAAGGCAAATTACCTTGAAACATTAAAGAAGAAATGCAACACTTTGTAAAGTCTACAAAACACAAAACTGTTTTGATGGGAAGAAACACTTGAGATTCTTTAAAATTAAAACCACTTCCAAAAAGAACAAATATTGTAATTACTTCTAGACCAATGGATTTAACTGACGAGAACTTAAAAGTTGATAATAACTTAGAAAAGTGATTAAAAGACTTTAAAAATAGTCAAGAAGAAATTATAATAATTGGAGGGAAGAAAATTTTTGATGCATCTTTAAATGATGCAGATAAATTGATTATTAGTTATATTTATGAAGAATATAAAGGTGATGTATTTGCGCCAGAATTTGATTTAAATAATTTTGATCTAACAGATACACAAAAATTTACAGAATTTGAAGTTAGAACTTATGAGAGGAAAAAATAA
- a CDS encoding holo-ACP synthase has product MNKIGIDIVEVNRIQLTESMIKSILHNDEMKYLEKLESDDAKKQFLAGRWAVKEAIIKVVDNPLLPKNMNIGYNGKKPIVLNEDLKHIEISIAHEKNYAVATALNL; this is encoded by the coding sequence ATGAACAAAATAGGTATTGATATAGTTGAAGTTAACAGAATTCAGTTAACTGAATCTATGATTAAATCAATTCTTCATAATGATGAAATGAAATATTTAGAAAAATTAGAATCTGATGATGCTAAAAAACAATTTTTAGCTGGAAGATGAGCTGTTAAAGAAGCTATTATAAAAGTGGTTGATAATCCATTATTACCTAAAAATATGAATATTGGTTATAATGGAAAAAAACCAATAGTTTTAAATGAAGATTTAAAACATATAGAAATTTCTATAGCTCATGAAAAAAACTATGCTGTAGCTACAGCTTTAAATTTGTAA
- a CDS encoding deoxycytidylate deaminase: MNCRDNYIDWNTYFMAMVELNAMKSKDPNTQVGAVIVNDLKQIVSTGYNGMPRGFNDNDYPWDREGEWQDTKYPYIVHAELNAILSSGHNVRGCYMYTSLFPCNECSKSLIQSGIKKVYFASDKYNGTIENKVSKKMLDDAGISYEKLAKVELSLKIEK, translated from the coding sequence ATGAATTGTAGAGACAATTATATAGATTGAAATACATATTTTATGGCTATGGTTGAATTAAATGCTATGAAAAGTAAAGATCCAAACACACAAGTAGGGGCAGTTATTGTAAATGACTTAAAACAAATAGTTTCAACAGGTTACAACGGTATGCCAAGAGGTTTTAATGATAATGACTATCCTTGAGACCGAGAAGGTGAATGACAAGATACAAAATATCCTTATATAGTTCACGCAGAATTGAATGCAATTTTGTCTTCTGGACATAATGTTAGAGGATGTTATATGTATACTTCTCTTTTTCCTTGTAATGAATGTTCAAAAAGCTTAATTCAGTCAGGAATTAAAAAAGTTTACTTTGCATCTGACAAATATAATGGTACTATTGAAAATAAAGTGTCTAAAAAAATGTTAGATGATGCTGGAATTTCTTATGAAAAACTTGCCAAAGTTGAATTATCACTAAAAATTGAAAAATAA
- a CDS encoding thymidylate synthase, with protein sequence MKQYLDLIENVLENGEKRSDRTGTGTISLFGTQSRYDLREGFPLVTTKKVFLKAIIHEMLWFINGDTNIKYLVDNDVKIWNEWPFEIFKLSKDYNNETLEEFVAKIKNDNEFAKVYGELGPVYGKQWRDFNGKDQLKSLIHDIKTKPDSRRHIISAWNPAEVDKMALPPCHAFFQFYVSTEGFLDLQLYQRSGDIFLGVPFNIASYSILLTLVALECNLKPRYFVHTIGDAHIYSNHLEQVKLQLTREPKKLPKLEIDFEGKTIFDIKYKDIKVVDYESHPAIKGEVAV encoded by the coding sequence ATGAAACAATATTTAGACTTAATAGAAAATGTACTTGAAAATGGTGAAAAAAGAAGTGATAGAACTGGAACTGGTACTATTTCACTTTTTGGTACTCAATCAAGATATGATTTAAGAGAAGGTTTTCCTCTTGTTACAACTAAAAAAGTATTTTTAAAAGCTATAATACACGAAATGCTTTGATTTATTAATGGAGATACAAACATAAAGTATCTTGTAGACAATGATGTAAAAATCTGAAATGAATGACCTTTTGAAATTTTTAAACTTTCAAAAGATTACAATAATGAAACTTTAGAAGAATTTGTAGCAAAAATTAAAAATGATAATGAATTTGCCAAAGTTTATGGTGAACTTGGACCAGTTTATGGAAAACAATGAAGAGACTTTAATGGTAAAGACCAATTAAAGTCTTTGATTCACGATATTAAAACTAAACCAGATTCAAGAAGACACATTATAAGTGCTTGAAATCCAGCAGAGGTTGACAAAATGGCATTGCCTCCTTGTCACGCTTTCTTCCAGTTCTATGTTTCAACAGAAGGTTTTTTAGACTTACAACTTTATCAAAGAAGTGGAGATATTTTTTTAGGTGTTCCATTTAATATTGCTTCATACTCAATTTTACTTACTCTAGTGGCTTTAGAATGCAATTTAAAGCCAAGATACTTTGTTCATACAATTGGAGATGCACATATTTATTCAAACCACTTAGAACAAGTTAAATTACAACTTACAAGAGAACCTAAAAAATTACCAAAACTTGAAATCGATTTTGAAGGAAAAACTATCTTTGATATTAAATACAAAGATATAAAAGTTGTAGATTATGAATCACATCCTGCAATTAAAGGAGAGGTGGCTGTTTAA
- a CDS encoding lysophospholipid acyltransferase family protein yields MENNKNNIQVTENEQEELVDTKAKIYISKSTLFFQAWSIWRTVVKAKKITKRIKSDPNSYSEEYRYNWVKKKIRKILKIANTEIHVFGIENWIDKGVILAPNHQSNLDPILMLAINDFSLQQPVAFIAKQELWKTKVFKHFMNLTDNIPLDRNSPRSALNAMKEGKELINVYKRSLVIFPEGTRSQKQEMGEFLGASMKVAQMAYAPVVPVTIMDSYKLYEKRPKGKLRVKVIFGKPLIPEKFISIKTDLLTQNIKKEVQKNMDKYANVDVTDKKVVPKRVDKKNRTYFY; encoded by the coding sequence ATGGAAAATAACAAAAATAACATTCAGGTAACTGAAAATGAACAAGAAGAATTAGTGGATACAAAGGCAAAGATTTATATTAGTAAATCTACTTTGTTTTTTCAAGCATGATCGATTTGACGTACTGTTGTAAAAGCTAAAAAAATAACAAAAAGAATTAAAAGTGATCCAAATTCTTATTCTGAAGAATATCGTTATAACTGGGTTAAAAAGAAAATTAGAAAAATTCTAAAGATTGCAAATACAGAAATTCATGTATTTGGAATAGAAAATTGAATTGACAAAGGTGTAATTTTAGCACCAAATCATCAATCAAACTTAGACCCGATTTTAATGTTGGCTATTAATGATTTTTCATTACAGCAACCAGTTGCATTTATTGCAAAACAAGAATTATGAAAAACTAAAGTTTTTAAACATTTTATGAATTTAACAGACAACATTCCTTTAGATAGAAATAGTCCAAGAAGTGCTTTAAATGCTATGAAAGAGGGTAAAGAATTAATAAATGTATATAAAAGAAGTTTAGTAATTTTCCCGGAAGGAACAAGAAGTCAAAAACAAGAAATGGGAGAATTTTTAGGAGCAAGTATGAAAGTGGCACAAATGGCTTACGCGCCAGTTGTGCCAGTAACAATAATGGATTCATATAAACTTTATGAAAAAAGACCCAAAGGAAAATTAAGAGTTAAAGTAATCTTTGGAAAACCTTTAATACCAGAAAAGTTTATATCAATCAAAACAGATTTATTAACTCAAAATATTAAAAAAGAAGTTCAAAAAAATATGGACAAATATGCTAATGTTGATGTAACAGACAAAAAAGTTGTTCCAAAAAGAGTGGACAAAAAAAACAGAACTTACTTTTATTAA